DNA sequence from the Lycium barbarum isolate Lr01 chromosome 5, ASM1917538v2, whole genome shotgun sequence genome:
ATTCATAATTGTTATAGTTAGATAAAAGATCATAGCCGCTTTCCAGCAGCATATCAACACAATGTTCTTGATCATGAATAGAACACTCAATTCAAATTCAAAGAGTTAACCAAAAGCCTGCTGAAAAACTCCAAGTGACTAACTTTCCGATAACCGTGTATTCAGCCAGTTTGTGCACACCTCGACTAATTACACGAGATACCTGCAATCTCTCACCAGCACATGTACTGCGTAAGTCTACTACCTTTGAGAGGCGGACAGAGTAAGGTGTACTTCTGAAACTCACTTCCATAGAGAAACAAGTTTGTTGATTTCACATGGCTAACAACAATACTTGTAATCCTACCAATCTATTGTTGATAGCTTAATTGTGTAAAAACTAATACAACTcgcaatatgtctattcactatTGATACGCGTATAGAGCTTCTATCGACCAAGAAAAGGAGCTACAACAGCAGCAGTATCATTTATAACCAACATCAAAGCTCGAAGATTCAAGAGTAGTACTTGGATAGCATTTGTACTAGACTTCTAAATATAGCATAGATACCAAAACTTAAAACAAGGAAAATGTCCAGTGACTTGGTCAACAGATATCTCAATAATGGATCTAATTAAACTGCATGTAACACAATGTCAAATTATGATAAAACTTAGAAGGTATACATACTAGACGTGAAAACTCATAAATAACTTAAactgagaaaaaaaaatataggcaTGGTACAGTGGAGAGATTCCTCTTATTGTTGGGAGACAATATATGGTGGCTCTACTTAAGTTGTCCGAAGGCCACAGCCCAATCCAAAACTCGGAAAGAGCCTGTCAATGCTTCTTCCAACTTGCAATCTCAAAATGAACACCGAAGAAGCGCATAACGAAGAACATATCTCCCAAAAAAGAATTGTGGACCGAAAATGCATCTAAGCCGAAAGTACGCAAGCCTGGTCGTCAACTCGTACTTTGCTCGTCATCTGCATTGATTTGATTGTGAGCTCAAATCTTGAAGGAGTCTTTGTACAGAATCACCTAATGTTTTCACTTGAGGTCCGGGTTTCAACATGTTGACATCGCCCCATTGGGAACAAGGATCCATCCTCCAACTCTTCCGACCGGTGCACCATGCACCCGGGGTCACTCTATTCTGGCTGCGCTTAAGGATATTCTGATCGATCATGTCAAGTACCGCCTCGTCTTTATTAAACTGTCTAGCAAATGCAGCTCCGCTTTGCGCCATCAGATCATAATCCGAAGTGTTAAGGAAAAGCGGCTCCATCTTAGGGGGGTTATCCCAGACCATATATCTCATGTCACGATTAACCGTCGTATTCTTAAACTCTGGCGAATTGCAAACAACGGAATGGAAATAGACTTCTTGTGACAACACTGCATTAGTAAAATACATTAGAAGGGTTCTAGGAAGGTTGTCCCATCCGAAAACACAGAACTCGAGAAACGGTCGGCTCAAGACAACCCAAGGAGAGCCTGCATATTGAAATTTTAAGAACCACAGTCAGTcatcaatttttgaaaaaatatgtAATCCGGTAAGTCCATCAGAATGCAGTGTGAAGAACTCTTACCAGTAAAAACTTTGAAAGCCTCAGGCAGTGGCCGCTTTTCGGTGGCATAAAAGATTTGCGTATTTCGTGCTAGGTAAAGCCCTGGATCAACTACAATGGGCTTTACGCGTTGACCCCTAAAAAATTCGATTAGACAAAAGAAATATTCAAGTTTTTGGACATATAAATATGTGTTAATAACCAAAAAGAAGAAAACGAAAACAAGATTTGGCCTACTCTTTCCATCCAAGGTCGCTGGTGTGGTCGATGAAATTTAGGTCTCTACTAACAGATGAGAGGACATGAGATAAATCTGAAAGCAGAGTAAAAATCACGTCACAGACAGAAAAATGAGCAAGGGAGTCAATTCACAGATATTATGTATTTATTATGAAAACAAGCAGGACCTAGTATCAACATTTGTGAACATGCCAAATTTTTGATTAAACATGGAAGTGGAGGTCTTGTGCCCTCAATGGTTCAACGTTCATCAAGGAAATATCTGATGGAGACCAAAAGTGCtcacttttggcaaacttaatgGATCAAAACTGCTCCAGGTGATACCTAAGGGACTTTTTTGAACCTACTGCCAAAGATAAAGGATCATTTTTGTCATTTCCTAGATAATTCTATAAATTCTTAAACTTATAATATAACTATCCACTGTGCCCTTCCCCTCCCACCAAAAATGAGGAGGAATTATCGTTTTATCCCCTTCTAATATAAATAGTTTAGGAAAACAGAGGAAAACTCATTTCTTTCCCTTCTCTTTCAATCAATCTATCAATCAATTAAAACTCAAGCCCAAACATAGTTGGAAATAGATGGTGTTTACTGTTTTTCATCTTATTTTCTAGGATAACTCCACCAAAATGTAGATGGAAAATTTTCTTAATCTCTTACTCCTATAATAGTGAGATCATTAATGGCAAGACAATTACGTGTAAATAACTATCAAACATTCAATAGATTTCCCACTAAATTCATCATGATGTAGATTGCAAGCaaactttcctttcttgctttTACAGTTCATTAAGCAATAACTATAAAGCTAAACTTATTTTCGTCAACAAAAGTTGTTGGGCGTGATTCTTGTTTCCAAAGGTTATGATTTTCTTCCCAAAATTTCGCAATCTATAAAAGAACAATAGCCTGAACCAACCCAACTAGTCTTATGTACTTGGCAGGTCTTTTGACCTGGAATTATGATACTAAAACTAAAGCTACTTGAAGAACCTATATCTACTAGTTATCTGGAAATTTCCTTTTCTGCACATGGCTTCGACAATTGAGTGCAATCCACGCATTTAAATTGATACAACTAACAAAAGAAAATTCTCATCACATGGAAAAAATCTACCACCACATTTTAGCAAATAAGCAGGACATGATAAACGTTTACATCTGTTGTGCCCACAAGAGGCAGGGGAGGATTTAGAAGCTCATTTACAGGTTCATAggaacccataaacttcaaatcatgAATCCGCCTCTGCCAAGAGGTAGTGAAAGAACAAATTGCCCTTTAGCATAGTTTAGATAGCTCTAATATAAAGATAATAGTCAGCAAATAAGTTGGGAGGCTAGATGTTCACACAGTTGGATCAAATAAACTCAAGCAGAATTATTGTTTTCAAGGGGGAGAATGGTCGTGTCATATAGGTCAAAACGGTACCTGACACTCTTGCTGCAAATGAACTGGTCTTTTAAAACGCTATTCAGATTATAGGTCAATCAATTACTGTGTCATCTTAAATTGAGTGACCTCAACGTATCAATCTCTCTTTAGAGGAGTAGAACTACAAGCAGACACACGGGAAACataacctatgttgctcggactctacAACTATGTTGTCATACCCATGTCGGAACCTCCATAAATGAactatttttggaggatctgacacgcACCCccaacatttttgaagagtctggGCAACATAGAACACAACCAAATTATCTGACTAGTTATTTATTTCCATAAAAGAACATTAAACTATCACATATCACAAGACTGAGAACTGCCACATAATTACCCGGACaaaaaataatagtcatatcttTCTGACTTTATTCACCAATCATATACCATAACATACACTTGGCAACAAATTTCTAAACTTAGACACTAATCCAGTAGGCGATACGGTATTAGTCAATAGTACAACAAAGAGAGATCCAAAAATCTAAATTCTGATCCTCACATACAGCTCATAGCCAAAACTTAACTCATccagagaaaaaaaattgaaactttaAGCAAATCAAACTCCCAAAATTCAAAACCAGTGAATTTTTTTAGCACTTATGAGCTTCTACCTTATCAATTAATCACTCAGAAGCTATCATATCCAATAAAATAAACTTAATTATGAACAAAACCAATTCAGCAGAAACAATAACTTAAGATCTATGTAATTAACGGATAATCAAAGGCAGTTAAATTTCTAAACTGAAACACTAATCCAGCAGGCAATACAAGTATTAGTCAATAGAATTGAGATCCAAAAATCAAGATTTCAATCCTCAGTTACCTCATATACAGCTAATATCCAAAACTTAACTCAtccacagaaaaaaaaaaattgaatctttaAGCAAAACTAAATCCCATAATTCAAAACCCATGAATCTTTTTAGCAATTATGACATTCTACTTTATCAATTAGTCTCAATTATGAACAAAACCAACAAAACAATAACCAATTCATCTGAAGCAAAGCAAAACTTACCATCTTGAGTAATTAAAGGATAATCATTGGCACTTAAATTAACAAACCAATCCCATCCACCATCTACTTTCAACAAAATGGATACCGCCCTTAGCATAGCCGCTATATTAGTCGACCCCATATAAGTAACTGGATCAGGCTTTCCAATCACATCAACATTCCCAAAAGCCTGAATTACTGGCACAGATTTCACTAACATCCCAAGTTTCCTCCTTTCTTTATCACTACCATCAACACCAATGTGTAACAAATACCTATTCCTAGGATGATACACAGCTAACAACAGTCTAAAAATCCTGTCACTATCACCTCCACCACCTGATATATAGTATGCAAATGCAGGAGGATGGCCCGGCCCGTGATTTACGGGCGTGGCAAACCTCCTGTGTGATGAAAATGCATAGTATGATGAACTAAAACCTGAAATGGAAGATAAAAATATGAGTAATGATACAAATGCTGCACAAAATAGTGCATATAACCATTTTTTCTCAGCTCCCATCTTAATCTTGAAACATGGATGGAAAAAATTGGGAAACTTTCAGAATTTtataaatatttacaaaattCTGATCTGGGGTTGgatttttttgtgaaaaaaatgatttcttGGTATTAATGAGTTAAAGAATCTTTAACTAAAAATGGGttctttcacaaaaaaaaaaaaaaaaaaatgcaagaatTTTTCAATCTCAAAATGGGGTTTTTGAGATCTTCTACACTTCTCTTCGACAAATAGTAAATCAAGAAAGCTTTCTTGAAATTCCCTTTTCAAAATAGTAAATCAGGGAATTTTTTGACACTAATTTCCTAATTATGACAAAATCTTGAAAGTATGGGAATCTTGATTTAGGGTTAGGGTTTGAAACAGGTGGGGTATATAGAGTGGTTAAAAGAAGATGAAAAACAAAGCAAAGAAGATTCAGAAATGCAAGCAAAGTTTCTCTTTTTCTAGTAAATTTTCTTTCACGAAattgatatgaaaaaaaaaaacaatattttTTATCTACCATTAGCTAAGCAAAATAAAAATGAGTATTGCTCCCTCCATATTAGTTGTCCACATTACTAAATATATTCGTATCAAATTACTTGTCcatttataaaattaaaataagaatTAATTACTAAAATTTATCTATTTTAACCTTAGTATTAAATACTTTTGAAAATAATTCATATTAATTAGAATATAATTTGTTGGAGAGATAGGATAGATGTATTTTTACTTATATATGAGACAGTACTATTTGTTAAAAGGGAGATTTGTTGTATTTTACGCTCGTCTGGAGAGCGTGGGAACACGATAAGGACTATAGAGAAGGGCTGTGTTGATGACGTGCTTAGGTAGAGCGTGGGGGTGACAAATCTCAGACATTTACCATTATTGTCACAGGTGAATTTATTCGTCTACTTTTATTGTCTTGGTTTTTGTAAGAACTTTGGGAGTTGGTAGAGCTAAAAATAAACTTTTACATCTTTTTTCACTAAATTGGAATTCAAAAAATATGTTTCCACTGCTTTTAATTTATATAAGATTGAATTTGATAGACACAAAGTTATAAATGCAGACTTgtgagaccgactttgttgtacggggcagaatgcagggcagtcaagagctctcacgtccaaaagatgaaagttgcggaaatgagaatgttgcgatggatctgtgggcacaccaggcgagataggattaggaatgaagatatccgggataaggttggagtagcatcatcagtggaggacaagataagggaagtgaggctgagatggtttgggcatgtgaggaggagaggcacAGATGCCCTAGTGCGGAgatgtgagaggttagctatgaatggtttcagaagagacaggggtaggccgaaaaaatattggggagaggtactgagacaggacatggcgcagtttcagcttaccgaggacatgaccttagataggaggttatagaggactcagattagggtagaaggctagtaggtagtcgtttTTTCGATCTATAGTTTattgtcctttgattcttgctactatatgttttTTCtagtacttcgattatcttatttatctgtgatagctactgcttccttttttcagactgctctatcttgacttattcgttttctttagtttcatttgcattttgctttgaactgtttgtacttatctaacctttctcgttgtgttttttcttgagccgagggtctttcggaaacagcctccctatcttccgagataggggtaaggtctgcctacgctttaccctccccagaccccacattgtgggatttcactgggtatgttgttgtaaagTTATAAATGCGACTTCAGGAAGTTTATCGAAACGAACTTATTCTGAGGCATAATTTATGTTCTCGCTCTTCATACCCGTTAAAGTTTCCTCAAGAAACATAATCATTAGGGACACAGATTTAAGGGGGCGGGAGAGTATTTACCCGAATCCCCTCAGCAAAAAATTACGCTGTATGTataaggtgttttttttttttatgtacatatatatattttgaatctCCTGAACACAAGACTAAAGGTTCGCTCAGTAGGTTAGGGGTTCAAAATTCACCTTGAGGTTCCAAGTCCAAATTACAAgcactacatttttatttttcgaaCACCCATAGTGAAGGTCTTGGATCCGATAATCATCTTTGTCTCCCCACGTCAATCCCATGAGCCTTTATTCCCATTGAACGACAACATGAGAGAAAATCCAACTATAAAAGCTCACACTGCATTTGGGGATAATCACACTCAGATTGATGACTTGCATCACGTCAAGTTGACACTCACCGTTAAGTTATATACCTTTCCCATCACATTGAGAAATAGAATGGTCAAAATGGCACTATTATGACTATGAAATAATGATCAAAGTCGGACCAACTGCCTCAAAATAGAATTGACTATCAATTTCGAAGGTACTGAAATTTGCAACTTGTTGTTTTAAACATGACATTTACTTGATCGTAAGGACATGTTATGAACACTAAAATAAGAAATTTAAAGTTAGATGATTTCTATATAtgaaatatcattttttttactATACTAAGAAAGAAAGAATGTCGAGCAAAGGAAAATAAAGGGAGTATTTattattcctttttctttttttggtgaaTTATTATCAACAAGAGGAATTATGAGAAATTTGGGAATTTTACAATGACACTATATTAGTTTATAATTAAAGGGTGATTCTACCTAAATAATTTTGGAGAATAGTTGATGTACCATTTGCTGAATGTTTCTTTACTTTATTTGCTTCATTCTCTTTGTTGATACTTAGCTTGTAAGATTCAACAAGAATTTCGCTAATTACAACTTTTCTTTGACTTTGTCTGAATCAATACTATATTGTATGAGATCGAAACATTGATAATTACTTGGATGATAACGTTTTAACGTGAATGGAACACCCAATTGAGTTATCAAAACGAATGTATTTAATTTATATTTGCTCTATATATTATGTGCATGTGAGAAGTTTGACAGTCAATATGTTTATATTTCTTAATTGAATCTCTTCTGTTGACAGAACATATTGAATTTTTATACTATTTATCTTATATGATATGTTGAAGTCTTTATCAATCCCATGACTATAATTAACATCGATCTCATGACAGTCTTTGGCAAATAATTGTGATTCATAATTTAAAAAACTTTAGATATTAAAAGTAAGTTTAAATTATTATCGTGTCATCCAAATGATATCTGTAGATGAGCTTTGTTAAAATGCGAGATTTGAAAtgttgtctctctctctctctatacatatatatatttgttataaCAGATAAAGATGACGCGAAAAAATTCTTATACTGACgatcagtggcggatccaggattttcactcagggggtcgacaaaaacaacaaaagctaaatattaaaaaataatgttgtcagCGGGAATCAAACCCAGGAcactagagacaattttgaacaccctgaaccaCTAGAGCTAACCATTTACATTTgtttagggtgttcaaaagttaatatatgtatatagacaCATAAAATATgccctatatatacactataatttttGCCGAGGCCACCCACGTAGATCCGTCCCTgctgactatatatatataacttaaactctaaAAGCTAACATAATTAGATTTCATCGATTGAATATAATGCATCATCGATGATTCTCTAAATGATGCGGTGCGATGCTATTCGATTCGAACCAAGTAAATGAAATTGCTTTTGGTAGAAAATGTtttatttttccaaatgaaaatTTCGGCTTCTCTTAAaattaattgggctaaaaaacgAATATTGAATACCAAGCTGGAAGTATAAAACAAAAAGATGTGGTGCTATTTTTCATCTTGAGTGTATTTGAATTGTAGCCCTGTTACGTTTTCATATcataaaaaccaaaaaaaaatatacGTGTTTCCAAATATCTTCAACTTTACCTCAAAAATATTCATTTCTTTTCGTAAAATAATATAGTAGTTAGTCAAGCATATTCTTATTAAGTCGTCAAGATTCTTAATTAAGTTTTTAAATGAATGGATCACCTAATATGATTATTGACTTCAACCATAATAACAAGTAAATTAATCATGTCTCAGTCTTAAATAGGTTAGATCGACTACATAAATTCTTACTGATTATGTTTTCTCCATTTAAACTAATATCAGGTCaatattatataaaataaaaataaaaaaatatgaaaagactttatatatatttttcttacTCGATGTTTGATATCCGCTAGGGATATCGATCCAAAAGTTTCACTATAGGGACTAACACTCCCTACCAAATATGTCTCCATACCCGGAACTCGAATACGAGGTCTGATTAATTATGGAGATGTATTTCCCACTGCACTATAACTTGTGGTGGTTCTATATTTTCTATGGGCATAACATGATCATCCACTTTTCCTAATTAAATAGTACTAATTAATTTTCTTAGGTGGTTCCATGTGCCTAGTATTATTCTTCCTATAACATTAGGTTAGGGTTACGAAAACGACCGTATTTATGTTCTGGCAATTGTACAATTCTCCAATTTTCTATTCTACTGAGTATATGATCATATTAAATGAAGCAAGAATTTCGTAGGGTTCGTAAAGTTTAAGAAATGTAGGAGCCCACAGTTAATTAATCTAGTAAGTCAATGAGCATTTTCTTGAACAATTTCAACAGCATAGTTTGCAAAACAAAAATAATGAAATTTTACGTAATTCTGTTTGTTTGAGTTGGTTTttgtacaaaaaaagaaaaaaaaaaagtaagttcTTTTTTAACATTGTTACACCTAATTTTTCAAAAACTTAGAAACAAAATTACAAAAGTTCAAGCATTGAGTTGCAagctattttttaaaataattaaacagTGCTAATTTAAAATTATGGAAAATAGGTAAACAGTAGAAAGAGGATAAAGAAGCCAAGTTGAAcattttataaattagtttttGGATTGAAGTGAAGTTAGGCATTACCTTTGCCATATTTCGAAAAAGTAAACAAAAAATGTACGGCTTTGACCTAATTGGTGACGCTCAAAATTAAAAAATGTTCATGTTGAAAGGTCATGAGCAAAATCTACTATAATTCCTTAATCTTTTGGATGTGAGAAACAATACTTATCTTTGCAATTTGAATGAGATAATGAATCTTCTGGATCTTAAATTGACGGCACAAATGAAATAAGTCATTGCATGTGCTTATAAAAGCAACGTCAAAATTAATATGTTGTTACTTGTTATTataccttcttctttttttcaaaattttaaattttaaataaatttGAAAACTGAATACGTTTTGAATTGTCTTCCTGGCTCAATAGAAAGACAATCTCGTTCAACAAttcatcaaaacaaaaatctcactCCATCATTTGACTATTTTACAAATATAAATATACATCCTAACACTACTAGCCATACCTTATTcttctactccctccatcccaatttatatgatacagTTTGATTaggcataattttttttaaaaaaaaataattgaaatttgtgttttaaaataaatcataaatatgATAGAAATGTATAATATTATTTTGGACaaactaaaaaaatatatattacataaattgagacagaaagAGTATTATCTTTCagttttttgcacggattgtccttcatttggggtggtctttaatttttacccttcaaattggtggtctttaagttttgcctttCACCTAATACcctgaggttgtgggttcgaacctcagctcagcaaaaaaaaaaaaaaaaaaatcgcaaggcagatgtttggattcgcaagattctggcagaattttgcaaaattctacccatgcaaattctgccttaaggccaaAATTTTGCCTTTCAAAACTCtatcttgcgaatccaaactctaccttgcaatttttttaaaat
Encoded proteins:
- the LOC132641635 gene encoding beta-glucuronosyltransferase GlcAT14B, whose product is MGAEKKWLYALFCAAFVSLLIFLSSISGFSSSYYAFSSHRRFATPVNHGPGHPPAFAYYISGGGGDSDRIFRLLLAVYHPRNRYLLHIGVDGSDKERRKLGMLVKSVPVIQAFGNVDVIGKPDPVTYMGSTNIAAMLRAVSILLKVDGGWDWFVNLSANDYPLITQDDLSHVLSSVSRDLNFIDHTSDLGWKEGQRVKPIVVDPGLYLARNTQIFYATEKRPLPEAFKVFTGSPWVVLSRPFLEFCVFGWDNLPRTLLMYFTNAVLSQEVYFHSVVCNSPEFKNTTVNRDMRYMVWDNPPKMEPLFLNTSDYDLMAQSGAAFARQFNKDEAVLDMIDQNILKRSQNRVTPGAWCTGRKSWRMDPCSQWGDVNMLKPGPQVKTLGDSVQRLLQDLSSQSNQCR